A window of Auraticoccus monumenti contains these coding sequences:
- a CDS encoding acetoin utilization protein AcuC: protein MRARLVHGEALTRYDFGTSHPMGPGRVRYAITLAEALGVLEQLEVVDPDPTVEELVTLVHDADYVQAVREQRPDRGYGIGTTDNPVAEGMHEVAAQVCTATVQAARAVWSGEVRAAANISGGLHHAMPAATSGFCVYNDAAVAIRWLQQQGAARVAYVDLDAHHGDGVQEIFYDDPSVLTVSLHESPAYLFPGTGYPTETGVGAARGTAVNVALPPHTGDQGWLRAFDAVVPPVLAAFEPDIVVSQHGCDSHRTDPLTDLELSIDGMALSYRLVGELAERHTEGRWIALGGGGYSPLHGVARAWTHLLAVLSGQPVPTSTAIPERWREPFGDLAPETMGDHVDPSFTPYSDGMDPESPVDQAIQATRRAVFPDLGLDPEPY, encoded by the coding sequence GTGCGGGCGAGGCTGGTCCACGGCGAGGCGCTGACGCGCTACGACTTCGGCACCAGCCACCCGATGGGTCCCGGCCGCGTCCGGTACGCCATCACCCTGGCCGAGGCGCTCGGGGTGCTGGAGCAGCTGGAGGTGGTCGACCCCGACCCCACCGTCGAGGAGCTCGTCACCCTGGTGCACGACGCCGACTACGTGCAGGCCGTCCGCGAGCAGCGCCCCGACCGCGGGTACGGCATCGGCACCACGGACAACCCGGTGGCCGAGGGCATGCACGAGGTGGCGGCACAGGTCTGCACCGCCACGGTCCAGGCGGCGCGCGCGGTGTGGTCCGGGGAGGTGCGGGCGGCGGCGAACATCAGCGGCGGGCTGCACCACGCGATGCCCGCGGCCACCAGCGGCTTCTGCGTGTACAACGACGCCGCGGTCGCGATCCGCTGGCTGCAGCAGCAGGGGGCGGCCCGGGTCGCCTACGTCGACCTCGACGCGCACCACGGGGACGGCGTCCAGGAGATCTTCTACGACGACCCCTCGGTGCTCACGGTCAGCCTGCACGAGTCCCCGGCCTACCTGTTCCCCGGCACCGGCTACCCGACCGAGACCGGGGTGGGGGCGGCCCGGGGCACCGCCGTCAACGTCGCGCTGCCCCCGCACACCGGCGACCAGGGCTGGCTGCGCGCCTTCGACGCCGTGGTGCCGCCGGTGCTGGCCGCCTTCGAGCCCGACATCGTGGTCAGCCAGCACGGCTGCGACTCCCACCGGACCGACCCGCTGACCGACCTGGAGCTCAGCATCGACGGCATGGCGCTGTCCTACCGGCTGGTGGGGGAGCTGGCCGAGCGGCACACCGAGGGCCGCTGGATCGCCCTGGGCGGCGGCGGGTACTCCCCGCTGCACGGGGTGGCCCGGGCCTGGACCCACCTGCTCGCCGTGCTCTCCGGCCAGCCGGTGCCCACCAGCACCGCCATCCCGGAGCGGTGGCGCGAGCCGTTCGGCGACCTGGCCCCGGAGACGATGGGCGACCACGTCGACCCCTCCTTCACGCCCTACTCCGACGGCATGGACCCGGAGTCCCCGGTCGACCAGGCCATCCAGGCCACCCGGCGTGCGGTGTTCCCCGACCTGGGTCTGGACCCCGAGCCCTACTGA
- a CDS encoding aspartate-semialdehyde dehydrogenase: MRVGVFGATGQVGGVMRTLLAERGFDTSEIRFFASARSAGTRLPWKGGEVVVEDTATADLGGLDIALFSNGKTSSLEFAPKVAAEGAVVIDNSSAWRMDPEVPLVVSEVNGEDIARTPKGIIANPNCTTMAAMPVLKPLHDAAGLRRLVVTTYQAVSGSGGAGVSELAEQVAAAGDATGLAFRGDAVVMPGPQKYVKNIAYNVVPLAGSLVADGSGETDEEQKLRNESRKILHAPDLLVAGTCVRVPVYTGHSLAVHAEFERDLSPEQATEILATAAGVQLVDVPTPLDAAGADPSLVGRIRADRSAPAGRGLVLFISNDNLRKGAALNAVQIAELVAERLAAGATAHRSSVTAGVR; this comes from the coding sequence ATGCGCGTAGGAGTCTTCGGAGCGACGGGCCAGGTCGGCGGCGTGATGCGCACGCTGCTCGCCGAGCGCGGCTTCGACACCAGTGAGATCCGGTTCTTCGCCTCGGCCCGGTCGGCCGGCACCAGGCTGCCCTGGAAGGGCGGCGAGGTGGTGGTGGAGGACACCGCCACCGCCGACCTCGGCGGTCTCGACATCGCCCTCTTCTCCAACGGCAAGACCTCCTCGCTGGAGTTCGCGCCGAAGGTGGCCGCCGAGGGCGCGGTCGTGATCGACAACTCCTCCGCCTGGCGGATGGACCCCGAGGTGCCGCTGGTGGTCTCCGAGGTCAACGGCGAGGACATCGCCCGGACCCCCAAGGGCATCATCGCCAACCCCAACTGCACCACCATGGCCGCGATGCCGGTGCTCAAGCCGCTGCACGACGCGGCCGGGCTGCGCCGTCTGGTGGTCACCACCTACCAGGCCGTCTCCGGCTCCGGCGGCGCCGGGGTCAGCGAGCTGGCCGAGCAGGTCGCCGCCGCCGGCGACGCCACCGGACTGGCCTTCCGCGGCGACGCGGTGGTCATGCCCGGCCCGCAGAAGTACGTGAAGAACATCGCCTACAACGTCGTGCCGCTGGCCGGGTCCCTGGTCGCCGACGGGAGCGGCGAGACCGACGAGGAGCAGAAGCTCCGCAACGAGTCCCGCAAGATCCTGCACGCCCCGGACCTGCTGGTGGCCGGCACCTGCGTGCGGGTCCCCGTCTACACCGGGCACTCGCTGGCGGTGCACGCCGAGTTCGAGCGCGACCTCAGCCCCGAGCAGGCCACCGAGATCCTGGCCACCGCGGCCGGGGTGCAGCTGGTGGACGTCCCCACGCCGCTGGACGCCGCCGGGGCCGACCCCTCGCTGGTGGGCCGCATCCGCGCCGACCGGTCCGCACCCGCGGGCAGGGGTCTGGTGCTGTTCATCAGCAACGACAACCTGCGCAAGGGCGCGGCCCTCAACGCCGTGCAGATCGCCGAGCTGGTGGCCGAGCGGCTGGCCGCCGGCGCCACGGCGCACCGCTCCTCGGTGACGGCTGGGGTGCGGTGA
- the proC gene encoding pyrroline-5-carboxylate reductase, protein MTQRRLALLGAGVMGETLLAGLLRAGWSGSDVVVTDRRPERCDELVERYGVTATGNVEAVQGAETVVVVVKPQDLDELLAEIGPELADGVLLVSLCAGVTTASIESRVGPGVAVVRVMPNTPAQVSQGMAAISAGAHAGPDDLVRVETMLAATGRVLSVPEKYQDAVTAISGSGPAYLFYVVESMIEAGVQLGLPRDISTELVVQTMLGSATLLSQTGGHPTELREMVTSPGGTTAAAVRTLEQHGVRAAFMAAIESARDRSRLLSGS, encoded by the coding sequence GTGACCCAGCGTCGCCTGGCCCTGCTGGGGGCCGGGGTGATGGGGGAGACCCTGCTGGCCGGTCTGCTGCGAGCCGGGTGGTCCGGCTCGGACGTGGTGGTCACCGACCGGCGCCCCGAGCGCTGCGACGAGCTGGTGGAGCGCTACGGCGTCACCGCGACCGGCAACGTCGAGGCCGTCCAGGGTGCGGAGACGGTCGTGGTGGTGGTGAAGCCCCAGGACCTGGACGAGCTGCTGGCCGAGATCGGCCCCGAGCTGGCCGACGGCGTGCTGCTGGTCTCGCTCTGCGCCGGCGTCACCACCGCCAGCATCGAGTCCCGCGTCGGCCCCGGCGTCGCCGTGGTGCGGGTGATGCCCAACACCCCCGCGCAGGTGTCCCAGGGGATGGCCGCCATCTCCGCCGGGGCCCACGCCGGTCCCGACGACCTGGTCCGGGTGGAGACGATGCTGGCCGCCACCGGCCGCGTGCTCAGCGTCCCGGAGAAGTACCAGGACGCCGTCACCGCGATCTCCGGGTCCGGGCCGGCCTACCTGTTCTACGTGGTCGAGTCCATGATCGAGGCCGGGGTCCAGCTGGGGCTGCCGCGCGACATCTCCACCGAGCTCGTGGTGCAGACCATGCTCGGCTCGGCCACCCTGCTCAGCCAGACCGGCGGGCACCCCACCGAGCTGCGCGAGATGGTGACCTCGCCCGGGGGCACCACCGCCGCCGCCGTGCGGACCCTGGAGCAGCACGGCGTCCGGGCCGCCTTCATGGCCGCCATCGAGTCCGCCCGGGACCGCTCACGTCTGCTGTCGGGGAGCTGA
- a CDS encoding 30S ribosomal protein bS22, which translates to MGSVIKKRRKRMAKKKHRKLLKRTRIQRRRAGK; encoded by the coding sequence GTGGGATCTGTGATCAAGAAGCGTCGCAAGCGGATGGCGAAGAAGAAGCACCGCAAGCTGCTGAAGCGCACGCGCATCCAGCGTCGTCGCGCCGGCAAGTGA
- a CDS encoding NAD-dependent epimerase/dehydratase family protein: MTRVVLVTGVSDDFAARCARALAALEDTTVVGVDLVPPRRPLEGVTFVRADVRSPVMASLIAGRDVDTVVHLAHVAADRRRVSMKELNVIGTMQLLAACQRAPGFRRLVLPSTVLVYGSSYRDPAVLTEEHSLRAGSRTSFAQDCIEIESYARALAQRRDDVDVTILRNAELMGAGVRSDLTRYLTGRVVPRVGGFDARLQFLHPADGARAVTTAVQRPVDPGNRVSVYNVAAPDVLVLSQLLGWLGRPALPLPRTVAVALQRTAGRTGLAMPGDLDGVTWGRVVSVRRASEELGFEAHWTSRHAAEEFVALTRPGVLRRVLGEIGEEDRG; the protein is encoded by the coding sequence ATGACTCGTGTCGTCCTGGTCACCGGGGTCTCGGACGACTTCGCCGCCCGGTGCGCCCGCGCGCTGGCCGCGCTGGAGGACACCACCGTGGTCGGCGTCGACCTCGTCCCCCCGCGCCGGCCGCTGGAGGGCGTCACCTTCGTCCGCGCGGACGTCCGCTCACCGGTGATGGCCTCCCTGATCGCCGGGCGTGACGTCGACACCGTGGTCCACCTGGCCCACGTGGCCGCCGACCGCCGCCGGGTGTCGATGAAGGAGCTCAACGTCATCGGCACCATGCAGCTGCTGGCGGCCTGCCAGCGGGCTCCCGGCTTCCGCCGGCTGGTGCTGCCCAGCACGGTGCTGGTCTACGGGTCCTCCTACCGGGACCCGGCGGTGCTCACCGAGGAGCACAGCCTCCGGGCCGGGTCGCGGACGTCCTTCGCCCAGGACTGCATCGAGATCGAGTCCTACGCCCGCGCCCTGGCCCAGCGCCGCGACGACGTGGACGTCACGATCCTGCGCAACGCCGAGCTGATGGGGGCCGGCGTCCGCTCCGACCTGACCCGCTACCTCACCGGCCGGGTGGTGCCACGGGTCGGTGGCTTCGACGCCCGGCTCCAGTTCCTGCACCCCGCCGACGGCGCCCGGGCGGTCACCACCGCGGTCCAGCGGCCGGTGGACCCGGGGAACCGGGTCTCGGTCTACAACGTGGCCGCGCCCGACGTCCTGGTGCTGTCCCAGCTGCTCGGCTGGCTGGGACGCCCGGCGCTGCCGCTGCCCAGGACGGTGGCCGTGGCCCTGCAGCGCACGGCGGGCCGGACCGGGCTGGCGATGCCCGGTGACCTGGACGGGGTCACGTGGGGCAGGGTGGTGTCGGTGCGCCGCGCGAGCGAGGAGCTCGGCTTCGAGGCGCACTGGACCAGCAGGCACGCCGCCGAGGAGTTCGTCGCACTGACCCGCCCGGGAGTGCTGCGCCGGGTGCTCGGCGAGATCGGGGAGGAGGACCGTGGCTGA
- a CDS encoding MarR family winged helix-turn-helix transcriptional regulator, translated as MSPEVEAYRLLVADVYELAGLSRTRSEATARTHGHTAARWHVLSVLSEERLTVAAAARRLGLARQSVQRVVNDLLATGHLDAVPNPTDRRAPLVGVTDDGRDLLTRLFAESAQERRRMLSATGVGVAELETARATLRRLVEGLRDDTAS; from the coding sequence ATGTCACCAGAGGTGGAGGCCTACCGTCTGCTGGTCGCCGACGTCTACGAGCTGGCCGGCCTGTCCCGGACCCGCAGCGAGGCGACGGCCCGCACCCACGGGCACACCGCCGCCCGCTGGCACGTGCTGAGCGTGCTCTCGGAGGAGCGGCTGACCGTCGCCGCCGCGGCCCGCCGGCTGGGGCTGGCGCGGCAGAGCGTCCAGCGCGTGGTCAATGACCTGCTGGCCACCGGCCACCTGGACGCGGTGCCGAACCCGACCGACCGCAGGGCCCCGCTGGTCGGGGTGACCGACGACGGCCGCGACCTGCTGACCCGGCTGTTCGCGGAGTCCGCGCAGGAGCGCCGGCGGATGCTGTCCGCGACGGGGGTGGGGGTGGCCGAGCTCGAGACCGCCCGGGCGACACTCCGCCGGCTGGTCGAGGGCCTCCGGGACGACACCGCGTCCTGA
- a CDS encoding RidA family protein: protein MLIDPPELPVSPFYRQVAVASGSRTVYLAGQVARTADGSPVGPGDLAAQVAQAYRNVGAALAAAGATFADVAKLTVYVVGWSPDMLPALGEGVSRVAAELGGDVSRPITLLGVASLGEPDLLVEVEAVAVLP, encoded by the coding sequence ATGCTGATCGACCCGCCCGAGCTGCCCGTCTCGCCCTTCTACCGCCAGGTCGCGGTGGCCTCGGGGTCCCGCACCGTCTACCTCGCCGGCCAGGTGGCCCGGACCGCCGACGGCAGCCCCGTCGGCCCGGGCGACCTCGCCGCCCAGGTGGCCCAGGCGTACCGCAACGTCGGCGCCGCCCTGGCCGCCGCCGGTGCGACGTTCGCCGACGTCGCCAAGCTGACCGTCTACGTCGTGGGCTGGAGCCCGGACATGCTGCCCGCCCTCGGTGAGGGTGTGAGCCGGGTGGCGGCTGAGCTCGGCGGCGACGTCTCCCGCCCGATCACCCTGCTGGGGGTGGCGTCCCTGGGTGAGCCGGACCTGCTGGTGGAGGTGGAGGCCGTCGCCGTGCTGCCGTGA
- a CDS encoding TetR/AcrR family transcriptional regulator, with protein MPRLADTAVRTLLVERAADLLARREPVSLRGLVAGTGASTMAVYTHFGGMPGLWRAVRQEGFTRLGARLAGVSAGDDPVRDLAALSAAYTAHALEHPTLYRAMFDAAADLEDPAAAGRGLELLVDAAGRARDAGRFAADRDPAALATRLWASGHGLVLLVIGGVLPRAELDVQAPAVVLDLCLAAGDDPARAAASVRRGWDEGTTRG; from the coding sequence GTGCCCCGCCTCGCTGACACCGCCGTCCGCACCCTGCTGGTGGAGCGGGCCGCCGACCTCCTCGCCCGCCGGGAGCCGGTCTCGCTCCGGGGTCTGGTCGCCGGCACCGGGGCCTCGACGATGGCGGTGTACACCCACTTCGGCGGCATGCCGGGGCTGTGGCGGGCGGTGCGCCAGGAGGGCTTCACCCGGCTGGGCGCCCGGCTGGCGGGGGTGAGCGCCGGCGACGACCCGGTGCGCGACCTCGCCGCCCTCTCGGCGGCCTACACGGCCCATGCGCTGGAGCACCCCACGCTCTACCGGGCGATGTTCGACGCGGCCGCCGACCTCGAGGACCCCGCCGCAGCCGGCCGGGGGCTCGAGCTGCTGGTCGACGCCGCCGGGCGGGCCCGTGACGCCGGCCGGTTCGCGGCCGACCGCGACCCCGCGGCGCTGGCCACCCGCCTCTGGGCGTCCGGGCACGGGCTGGTGCTGCTGGTGATCGGCGGGGTGCTCCCCCGCGCCGAGCTCGACGTCCAGGCGCCCGCCGTCGTCCTCGACCTGTGCCTGGCGGCCGGGGACGACCCCGCCCGGGCCGCGGCCTCGGTCCGCCGCGGCTGGGACGAGGGCACCACGCGGGGCTGA